In the genome of Triticum urartu cultivar G1812 unplaced genomic scaffold, Tu2.1 TuUngrouped_contig_5568, whole genome shotgun sequence, the window AAGGGTATGGTGAGAGAGAAAATGTCAATGCAACCGTCCACAAGGTGAAGAAAGAGTGACTTTCAGTGTTCCGGATGTAGAACTTTGATCAAATGACCATCACTAGTCTGACTCTGACCAATGACCATCGATCAAATGACCAATGATGCAGTTCTCCGACAGCTTCGATGTCGTGCTGTTCCACTACGATGGCCGCGCGACAGAGTGGGACGAAGAGTTTGAGTGGTCCAAGAAGGTCACCCATGTCAGCGCCAGGAAGCAGACCAAATGGTACAAGCTTTTAACTACTGTCTGTACACTCCCCACACTCTCTGAATTTCTAAGTGCACTGACAATCTTCAGACTTTTTGGCCTGAAAACAATAACAACAACGAAGGTGGTTCGCCAAGAGGTTCCTGCACCCGAGCGTGGTGGCGCCCTATGACTACGTGTTCGTGTGGGACGAGGACCTTGGTGTCGACAACTTCACCGCGGAACCGTATGTCTCCCTCCAGCTATATATGCTTTTTTTCCCGAGCTCTCAATATATGTGGTGGATGATGATGAACAGGCAGGTTGTGGATGCATGGTTTTAGGTACCTTGACGTCGTGAGGAGGCACGGGCAGGAGATCTCGCAGCCGGGGCTGGACGCGACCAAGGGGCCGGCGCCGATGTACGACATCACCGTCAGGAGAAACGGCAGCGAGATGCACAAGTAAGCGCGCCGCCATGATGATGCGTACTACTCCCCCACATTTTGGATGTAATAAGATCTTATACAACGGGACGGAGGAAGTACGTGTCTAGGCAAACATGTTAGCACAGTCTGAATTTGAGTTGTCTGCAATGCCATGGATGAACAGGACAGATGCAGGGGGTGAGCATTGCTGGGACGTGCACAAGCGGCCCTGCAGCGGGTAACCCCGCTCCAGAACCATTCACTCTCGTTTGCGATTTTTCGTTTCGAAAGTGAAGATGCAAGCATGGATGCAGGTTTGTGGAGGTAATGGCGCCGGTGTTCTCGAGGGATGCCTGGAGATGCGTGTGGCACATGATCCAGGTATGCATGATGGAGTACACAGGACTGAAATTTCTGGGCTTGTGTGATCTCAAggagggacactgtgttttgccTGCAGAATGACCTggtccatggatggcctatcgaCTCCTATTTCTGGAGATGCGTCGATGTAATAAGCATTACCTATTTTTTGAGCAGCGACTCAAAATATATGTTCGTGTACATATGCCTAACAGCATTTGGTTTTACATATTGATTGATGCCTCTCATTTGAAATTGGCAGGATCCTGAAGAGCAAATCGGCGTCGTAGACATGCAGTACGTTGTCCATCGTGCAGTTCCCACGCTCCAAGGCGAGGTATTATTTATCCAGTTTTTCTCAGCAGTTAAATTCCATGTCTTGGTTCTCAATGCTCACCATTACAAGCCCTTCTTCTTTTCAGGGCGATAAAGAAAAACCAGGAGGCCGTTTTGAGGTATGTATATAATTTTGTGACTCCATAAAATATATTAACAGCCAACACTAGTCATAATCATAGTCATAACATACATATGAGTGTGATAATGAAGAAGGTAATTGTTATTTTTAGTAATGTCATGTGAGTAGCATGAGCTTGTGTTTGAATGTCTCTTCATCTTTTATATTATTGATGACTAAAACTATGCTAGATTGCTAGTTGTTTGGGTTTATACCATCAAAATAAATTGTGAGTGGCCCTTTTGATAGGTAAGAGCTCGTCAATTTGAGGAGCTGGAGGCCTTTAACTCTAGGTTCGCCAATGCCGACAAGGAAGTTGCCAACAGATCGTCGTCAACACTGAATTAGTTTAGATAACTAAATACAAGAGGATAAACCATAGTTTTTTTATTACCCAAAATTTCGAAGTATGTAATTACTATTTTCGTCGCATCACTACCTTCTCTTTGTCTCTTATCTTGGCATGTTTCCATGTGAAATTTAGTTATTCAGATGCATCCTTGTTTTCTTTTTCTAAAAAAAGGGATGAAACTTTGGGAGTTCACTATTCTAGTAACATCTGTTCCGAAAGTGATGCTTCCATGCACACACAAAAACATGAACAAAAAACGTGTGCTTTTGTAAGAGTCATTAAGATGTCAAGGAGAGCCTCAAAGAGAGCATCAGATTCCAATTTTTTTTCTATGGAAAAAGTCTAAGAAAGGAGAAATAAGCCGTGACTTTGGGACAACCCATTTTACAGCTCAAAAGGGCCGACAGACCGAGGGGAATGAAAGAAAACAAATGGAACCTGAGTTTAAACCGGCCTGGCCAATTCTACAGAGCTACATCCCCTGGACACCACCACTGTAGTCAAAGCCCATTTCGTTGGTCAATTATGGGCCAAATAGGCTAATGTTAACTGGGCCCAGCATGGCCTTTTCAACATTTTCAACACTCAGGAGCATTTTAAAAAAGGAATATATACTAAATTTACAGGGAAAAAATCAGGAACACTGTAATCTATTTATTTCCAAACAGGAAATATATTGCAGCTTTAATTATACTTGCTCCATGTTCAGCTACAACTCACTGTAAGTCTCTCATAAACGCAACTTTGTCGTTTGACCTCAAGATTCTAGTGATTCCTCTACCGTAACAAATAGTAATTTTAACCACCATAAAATAGTAATAACAAGAATCTCAAGCTGAAAATACAAGTAGTCAAACCTGGGTACAAAAGCACATGCACAAGTAACAAGATGACAAGAAGCAGCAAAATCATCACTGGCTCTGCTTGCAGGAAGAGCAGGGCAGCGGTCTCACCAACTCATCATTATATAGTAAAAACAAGAATCTCAAGCTGGTAAAAAAGTAGTCAAACCTGGGTACAAAAACAGAAGCATAAGTAACAAGATGACAAGCAGCAGCAAAATCATGGTGTTTCTGGTTGCAGGAATAGCAGAGGTCTCACCAACTTTTTCCTCCATCCCCACCTTTGTTTCCATGGAATTGATTTGCACGGCGTTCATCATAGCCGCCCATATGCGTACGCCCGCACGTTAGAGCAGCGAGCATTATTGTTATGGTGGCAATAACTAAGGGCGCATGAGAGTTGGCAAGAAATGTAGCAGTTAGCAATTGGCAGCCAAGGGGCAGTAGTGCCATTCATATGCATAATGGCAAAGGCATGGTGACAGAGTAATTGGGCAGCCGACATTGTAGGTTGAGTGAGGCCCCAGCCTATGGGGGCACCTTGTGTGGTTATCCTTCTAATTTTGCTGACCCATAATAAATGTTCCTTTTTTATTCAAGCAATTGCATGTCAAAAATGAGCAGATGCATGCCAACATTATTGTAGCATGGGTAGCACTGGCAACTACCAAGTGTGCACCGAAAATGGGGCCAGACTACCTCCTAGGCTCTTGCGGTCTGTTACACGCTGATGATTCCATGAGCAACCACCACTGCATAAGAAGGCTCTGAAAGTGCCTCCCCACCAAACAGGATGAAGTTGTCTGCTTAGAATGAATTAGTGAGAATCAACAACTTTACCTGATTCGACCGTCCTTACTAAATGCTGGGTATCATCCTCCTGACACCAACAAAAATACACATTAGTCGTACTACAGAGCTAAATGAAGCTAAGCAtccaaatatctttttttttagGAAACGCAGCCAAATATCTCGTTACTACTTGTGAAATATCTCGTTACTACTTGTGGTAAAACTGGGAGGGTGCAGATAAGGAGTGAAGTTCAGTGCATAATAGTGGCCAACAATCTTCCGAGACTTTGTTTGGTATGATATCCAACTCATGTCAGCTCTAGAAGGCAGTGATGTAATGGATAATTAAGAGTATGATGACCTGAATGTTATCATAAGGAGATATAAACCATGTACCTATACCGTGACCAGAAAGTTACTGGTTTTCCTTCCCCTTTCAACAGTAGAAAATTAGACAACTTGTCAAACCAGTGGACATAACATATGACCCTTCCCCTCTGCAAATCCTAAACCACAGCGTATGTGCTATCTTGGTATTCTGGGTGCTACGAATCAGCAATTTTTTACCCTTTTTAATTACTCCACTTGACATGTCTATCTCATGACATGATAAGCATGGCCAAGGCAAAGATGAAAAGTATGTTGCTGCACAGGAAAACAAAATTGACTTGCCTGGAAGCAGATAGGGCAGATGATGTATACCTGAAAGGCGTGTTGTTTTCCTGGAGTGACACGTGTGGAACCATCAAAGCCAACTACCCACAGGATACAGGTAGGCGGGTTTCAATACGCAACGGCGCAGAGTCATAGAGTATGCTTGGAAAGACCAGGCCGTTGTTTACCACTTGTGTATATCCGATTCCAATCCAGTACAGGAGAGTGATCCGGTCAAGATCCCACTTCCATTAAGATATGGATCAGCAAGATCATTGTCCAGAATCTACAGAATTGTTTTGGCAGATCTGCCTGCTAATCACTCATTGTATGAATCTACCCTAATAGCGATTCACGTGCCTTTTGGTTTCTGTCCCCAGAAACAATAGAACAGCAACCTACAGGAAAAGAGCATCAAAGTTGCATCTCCAAGCAAGCACTAAAAGTAATAGAGTTGGCGTTAATCGTGGTAGATGCTGTCCCCATTCTGAGCCAAGAGGATGGGCCAAACTGGGAGTTATCCTGAAAGAAAAtactaaatatttccccactTATCACACAAGTCAAGGGTACCTGTAGGGAAGAAGTTAGTGGTAAGTAGGGGACCCTCAGGACCTGAGACGGCAGGTAATGGCCTGGTAAGTGAAACAGGCTGGAACTCTCTGACAGAAGAATAACAGACTACAGAGCACCTGGTTGCACGCAATAATGTAAGACACTCTGTGGGCTCTGCCCCTCTTCTCTCTCCCCTTCAGCCTTCTTCTTCCTATAAATACAAAGACATGTACGGGGAGAAGTATCAGGTAAACACACAACCATACACAAGGCGCACGGTTGCAAAACAAGGGAGTTATTTAGAAGCAAGGAGTAAGGAACCACCTGAAGCCATGTGTATCGCTGCATGGATTTGGCAGGCTCACCCTCAGCACCAGCTCCTGCTGCTGCTCAACAGAGATGAGTTTCATAGCAGGTACATGATTTTATTTGGTTTCATTCATCCTCGCGGTACTCTGATCTGAATCTCTGAATTGTGAGCTTTTGTTTTCGAGTTTAGCTCTTCTCACTCCTGAATTATATGTTCGAAGTCATATGTCATGCCAACATT includes:
- the LOC125529385 gene encoding uncharacterized protein LOC125529385 (The sequence of the model RefSeq protein was modified relative to this genomic sequence to represent the inferred CDS: added 258 bases not found in genome assembly), producing the protein MKMKASPVLAALFAAAIGFLVGISFPVDITPKLQCGILPWSTTNCSFSQGSTLGRLWGAPFRNSTGAANATGSAPIVQVAATKFEGAERRLPPGIVVPESDLHLRRLWGSPREDSPTGKYLLALAEGYGERENVNATVHKFSDSFDVVLFHYDGRATEWDEEFEWSKKVTHVSARKQTKWWFAKRFLHPSVVAPYDYVFVWDEDLGVDNFTAEPYLDVVRRHGQEISQPGLDATKGPAPMYDITVRRNGSEMHKTDAGGEHCWDVHKRPCSGFVEVMAPVFSRDAWRCVWHMIQNDLVHGWPIDSYFWRCVDDPEEQIGVVDMQYVVHRAVPTLQGEGDKEKPGGRFEVRARQFEELEAFNSRFANADKEVANRSSSTLN